One genomic window of Candidatus Baltobacteraceae bacterium includes the following:
- a CDS encoding trypsin-like peptidase domain-containing protein gives MLRNRTLPTLIVGLIGAVVGSFAMMIYAGSHFGGVAGPGQTPPAFASAPLTGVSDQDRIVSAVKRTKSSVVAITEQINGQQYIPADPFFQQFFGQQGPGFSQPYKAEASGSGFVLDDQGDIVTNAHVVQPPEQPNSRITNLTVVFANGDKVPAHVVAANVGADVAIIKVDNYKKLPPPLQLADSDRLEAGQWAIAIGEPLQLQQTVTVGVVSAFDRTEPIPTENGSEINFKGLLQTSAPINPGNSGGPLLDIDGRVIGLNQSTVKSAYAQGIGFAIPSNTVRRVVADLMKHPGVHQGTDEGFLGILMQQLTPGFKNQTGYQGDSGIGIREVVSGSPADQSGVSPGDVITQVDGKTYSDLKSLQDYIKSKKPGDSVRLSIWSQGMKKMVAVKLGEMPAAQPMSQEQQQQPEQPEQQPEQPEQP, from the coding sequence ATGTTAAGGAATAGAACACTGCCCACGCTGATCGTGGGCCTCATCGGCGCAGTCGTCGGCAGCTTTGCCATGATGATCTACGCCGGCTCGCACTTCGGCGGCGTTGCCGGACCGGGCCAAACGCCTCCAGCCTTCGCGTCGGCGCCGTTGACCGGAGTCAGCGATCAAGACCGCATCGTCAGTGCGGTCAAACGCACGAAGAGCTCGGTCGTGGCAATCACCGAACAGATCAACGGTCAGCAATACATTCCGGCAGATCCGTTCTTCCAGCAGTTTTTCGGGCAGCAAGGCCCCGGCTTCAGTCAGCCGTATAAAGCCGAAGCTTCCGGCTCGGGATTCGTCCTCGACGATCAGGGCGACATCGTCACGAACGCGCACGTCGTTCAGCCGCCCGAGCAGCCCAACTCGAGGATAACCAACCTCACTGTCGTGTTTGCGAACGGCGATAAAGTACCGGCGCACGTCGTAGCCGCCAACGTCGGTGCCGACGTCGCGATCATCAAGGTCGACAACTATAAGAAACTGCCGCCGCCGCTGCAGTTGGCCGATTCGGACCGGCTCGAGGCGGGTCAGTGGGCGATCGCCATCGGCGAGCCGCTGCAGCTCCAGCAAACCGTTACGGTGGGCGTGGTCTCGGCGTTCGATCGTACCGAGCCGATTCCGACCGAGAACGGCAGCGAGATCAACTTCAAAGGGCTGCTCCAGACCTCGGCGCCGATCAACCCGGGTAACTCCGGCGGACCTCTGCTCGACATCGACGGCCGCGTCATCGGCTTGAACCAATCGACGGTGAAGTCCGCATACGCGCAGGGAATCGGCTTCGCTATCCCTTCGAATACCGTCAGGCGCGTGGTCGCCGACCTTATGAAGCACCCAGGCGTCCATCAGGGCACCGACGAGGGCTTCTTGGGCATCCTCATGCAGCAGTTGACGCCCGGCTTCAAAAATCAGACCGGCTATCAGGGCGACAGCGGCATCGGGATCCGCGAGGTGGTCTCGGGATCGCCCGCGGACCAGTCGGGCGTTTCGCCCGGCGACGTCATCACGCAGGTCGACGGAAAGACCTACAGCGATCTCAAGTCGCTCCAGGACTACATCAAGAGCAAGAAACCGGGCGACTCGGTCCGTCTGAGCATCTGGTCGCAGGGCATGAAAAAGATGGTCGCGGTCAAGCTCGGCGAGATGCCGGCCGCCCAGCCGATGAGTCAGGAGCAGCAACAGCAACCCGAGCAGCCCGAACAGCAACCGGAGCAGCCCGAGCAACCGTAG